In a single window of the Prevotella melaninogenica genome:
- the tnpA gene encoding transposon Tn4555 protein TnpA — translation MKATRKCSFCGKSFVTRSGMQRYCSEACQAEAKRARVMQKNNLFKVAQPLMEIQHQEYLTFSKAAILMGCSRQYIYKLVAIGKLKASRISNRMAFIRRADIEQMLEGNPYHRILPGNTSTPRKSSSSSLPAKREKREKESEEVLDFYSGEEVMSLFKVKQSWLYTSAKRNHIPICRIAGKNYYSKKHIDEFFGVAVDISEITDWLLTEEVEELFGMKPTALRAYTYRHKIPTKREYGRTYYSKSHLNELRRTDLVNDERYYTVEQVQQIYGLSSANICHIVKVKHIEKIKVGVKNLLLRSDVERVMAERNK, via the coding sequence ATGAAAGCAACCAGAAAATGCAGTTTTTGCGGCAAGTCCTTTGTAACCCGAAGCGGTATGCAAAGATATTGCAGTGAGGCTTGTCAGGCAGAAGCCAAACGAGCCAGAGTGATGCAGAAGAACAACCTCTTCAAAGTCGCCCAACCCTTGATGGAGATACAGCATCAGGAGTATCTCACCTTTTCCAAAGCAGCCATCCTCATGGGCTGTTCCCGACAGTACATTTACAAACTTGTAGCCATCGGCAAGCTGAAAGCCTCACGCATCAGCAACCGCATGGCATTCATCCGCAGAGCCGACATCGAGCAGATGTTGGAGGGCAATCCCTATCACCGCATCCTGCCCGGCAACACCTCCACACCAAGGAAATCATCTTCATCTTCCTTACCTGCCAAAAGAGAAAAAAGGGAAAAGGAAAGCGAAGAAGTGTTGGACTTCTATTCGGGCGAGGAGGTGATGTCCCTTTTTAAGGTAAAGCAGTCATGGCTTTACACTTCCGCCAAGCGTAACCATATCCCCATCTGCCGTATCGCAGGAAAGAACTATTACAGCAAGAAGCATATTGACGAGTTTTTCGGTGTGGCAGTTGATATTAGCGAAATTACCGACTGGCTACTGACCGAGGAGGTGGAGGAACTGTTCGGCATGAAGCCGACCGCACTCCGTGCCTACACCTATCGCCATAAGATACCCACTAAAAGAGAGTACGGGCGTACCTATTACTCCAAATCACATTTGAACGAACTCCGCAGAACTGACCTTGTGAACGATGAACGCTACTATACCGTTGAGCAGGTGCAGCAAATCTATGGTCTTTCGTCAGCCAACATCTGCCATATCGTCAAGGTGAAGCACATCGAAAAGATAAAGGTGGGTGTGAAAAACCTGCTTTTGCGCTCAGATGTGGAGCGTGTCATGGCTGAAAGGAACAAATAA
- a CDS encoding tyrosine-type recombinase/integrase, with product MSKCKTVTLRKRKIKNGTQYSLCLDYYPGYRDNVTMRVITREALGIYIFAKPANQQERDFNARMMKKAVILRNQRYEAIFNENNGFFDKTKMKGDFLAYFKGLADRKNIKWQHVYKHFQRFVNGKCTFEEVDVDLCRKFMEYLLDAPQSIHTNQKLHINSAAGYWSTFRAVLHTAYRDRKIKENPNGFLDRIECIPTIREHLSQEELIRLAETPCEEEVLKKAFLFACLTGLRKSDIRQLTWQQIQPYTNGRMFVTTRMQKTKEIVHNPISDEAYGLLGERGEGLIFEDFKDKMLQGPLQRWLTAAGITKKITFHCTRHSFGSLHVEMGTDMAVIQAYLGHKNITTTQIYSKIAAQQMCQVVDKITLKRKEA from the coding sequence ATGAGTAAATGCAAAACAGTTACCTTGCGTAAGCGCAAGATTAAGAACGGGACACAGTATTCACTATGCCTTGACTACTATCCCGGCTACCGTGACAATGTCACCATGAGAGTGATTACACGTGAAGCCTTAGGAATTTACATCTTCGCCAAACCTGCAAACCAGCAGGAACGGGACTTCAACGCACGCATGATGAAGAAAGCGGTCATCCTGCGCAACCAGCGCTACGAAGCCATTTTCAATGAAAACAACGGCTTTTTTGACAAGACCAAGATGAAGGGCGATTTCCTTGCCTATTTCAAAGGACTGGCTGACCGCAAGAATATCAAGTGGCAGCACGTATACAAGCATTTCCAGCGGTTCGTGAACGGCAAATGCACCTTTGAGGAGGTGGATGTGGATTTGTGCCGCAAGTTCATGGAATACCTGCTTGATGCACCCCAATCCATCCACACCAACCAAAAGCTGCACATCAACTCCGCAGCAGGCTATTGGTCAACTTTCCGTGCCGTGCTGCACACCGCTTACCGTGACAGGAAGATAAAGGAGAACCCAAACGGCTTCTTAGACCGCATCGAGTGCATTCCCACCATCAGGGAGCATTTGAGCCAAGAGGAACTGATACGGCTTGCCGAAACACCCTGTGAGGAGGAGGTCTTGAAAAAAGCTTTTCTTTTCGCCTGTCTTACGGGACTGAGAAAGAGCGACATCAGACAGCTCACGTGGCAGCAGATACAACCATACACCAACGGCAGGATGTTCGTTACCACCCGTATGCAGAAAACCAAAGAAATAGTGCATAACCCCATCAGTGATGAAGCCTATGGACTGCTGGGAGAACGGGGCGAGGGACTTATCTTTGAGGATTTCAAGGACAAGATGCTGCAAGGACCACTCCAACGGTGGCTCACGGCAGCAGGGATAACCAAGAAAATCACCTTTCACTGTACCCGCCACAGCTTCGGAAGCCTGCACGTGGAAATGGGAACGGACATGGCTGTCATCCAAGCCTATCTCGGACATAAGAACATTACCACCACACAAATCTATTCCAAGATAGCAGCGCAGCAGATGTGTCAGGTGGTGGACAAGATAACCTTGAAGCGCAAGGAGGCATAA
- the tnpC gene encoding transposon Tn4555 protein TnpC, which translates to MESSIKDKYIILGFVGFAIVLISSIATLVIADSFNQDNFVRWIVFVCCNLLGWLLYLSFQTLIFDTYEIYKIKFGKKETIAEAIEVQEELSQNTLEEATSVPGPTSVPEPVPESSPTKEETLIQTQPIELTIAPDLHEKNRANYASREQREKEERIRMVMEYCHYYLPRIADQETVNHICTEVDKWMNLNTYTPKPIQRPFTKDINNIPLRHFVWNISERFLYKRYYNGDNRAKFIKALFPKSFADTDLSTIKNFKVEPLKTEIPIDEPENGKLDFHYPEDYVRN; encoded by the coding sequence ATGGAATCATCAATCAAGGACAAATACATCATCTTGGGCTTTGTCGGCTTCGCCATCGTCCTAATATCTTCCATTGCCACGCTGGTAATAGCGGACAGCTTCAACCAAGACAACTTTGTCAGGTGGATAGTATTCGTATGCTGTAACCTGTTGGGATGGTTGCTCTATCTCTCCTTTCAGACACTTATCTTTGATACATACGAAATCTACAAAATCAAGTTCGGCAAGAAAGAAACGATTGCCGAAGCCATAGAGGTGCAGGAAGAACTGTCACAAAATACACTTGAAGAAGCCACATCTGTGCCTGGACCTACATCAGTCCCTGAGCCTGTACCCGAATCATCCCCGACAAAAGAAGAGACACTTATCCAAACACAACCGATAGAGCTTACTATCGCCCCGGATCTTCACGAAAAGAACCGTGCCAATTACGCAAGCAGAGAGCAACGGGAAAAGGAAGAGCGCATCCGCATGGTCATGGAGTATTGCCATTATTACCTGCCTCGCATTGCCGACCAAGAAACCGTGAACCACATCTGTACTGAGGTGGACAAATGGATGAATCTTAACACTTATACCCCGAAGCCCATACAAAGACCGTTTACCAAAGACATCAACAACATTCCACTCCGTCACTTCGTATGGAATATCTCTGAGCGTTTCCTGTACAAGAGATACTACAATGGGGATAACCGTGCCAAGTTCATCAAAGCCCTTTTCCCGAAATCGTTTGCTGATACAGACTTATCAACCATCAAGAATTTCAAGGTAGAGCCGTTAAAGACGGAAATTCCCATTGATGAACCCGAAAACGGCAAACTTGATTTCCACTATCCCGAGGATTATGTGCGGAATTAG
- a CDS encoding excisionase family DNA-binding protein: MEKSILTFNDLPEVVAQLRDEVMSLKSLLAEQRSVNNAKTVDTHVPMSVDEAAEYLGIPKGTLYMKLSEGTIPATKPGKRYCLYRDELDKWLETARKNPIPLSDEELNKSLSSSHRRKPNPRNW; encoded by the coding sequence ATGGAAAAATCAATTCTTACCTTCAACGACCTCCCCGAGGTTGTCGCTCAGCTTCGAGACGAAGTGATGAGCCTGAAAAGCCTGCTCGCCGAGCAGCGCAGTGTGAACAATGCCAAAACGGTGGACACCCACGTGCCCATGTCTGTGGACGAGGCAGCAGAGTATTTAGGTATCCCTAAGGGTACGCTCTACATGAAACTGTCAGAAGGGACAATCCCTGCCACCAAGCCCGGCAAACGCTATTGCCTTTACCGTGACGAACTGGACAAGTGGCTGGAAACCGCCCGAAAGAATCCCATACCGTTGTCAGACGAGGAACTGAACAAGTCCTTATCCTCTTCCCACCGTCGCAAGCCCAACCCACGTAACTGGTGA
- a CDS encoding AAA family ATPase translates to MEEDKNYINLIRGDLTKASQAHNGMPDSVGMMNIKTANQTILEASLLPTPRALWDSFWYEGELSCLFADSNVGKSILAVQIADRIARTDNVLYLDFELSEKQFQLRYTNEHGELYTFPDKLYRVSIDCNQLLDANFEEAIIGGIEQMAVQTDCKIFIIDNLTYLCCAMEKGDAAGRLMIQLNNLKKRYALSILVLAHTPKRSLDCPITSNDLAGSKRLYNFFDSVFTIGKSAQDGGLRYVKQLKVRYGTFSHDADNVIVYEIDKVDAFLQFVFRGYSTEKEHLKKLGDNESSQRDCQILQLSQSGKSVREIASQVNCGKSTVNRIIQRSKESKNAGVPSVPLSQPLECGTMGQDGTADNQPSKTD, encoded by the coding sequence ATGGAAGAGGATAAGAACTATATCAACCTGATACGTGGCGACCTCACAAAAGCATCCCAAGCGCATAACGGTATGCCCGACAGTGTAGGCATGATGAATATCAAGACGGCAAACCAAACCATTCTTGAAGCATCGTTATTGCCTACGCCCCGTGCGCTGTGGGACAGCTTTTGGTACGAGGGGGAACTCTCCTGCTTGTTTGCCGATTCCAACGTGGGCAAGTCCATCCTTGCCGTGCAGATAGCCGACCGCATCGCCCGAACCGACAATGTGCTGTATCTGGACTTTGAACTGTCCGAAAAGCAGTTCCAGCTCCGCTATACCAACGAGCATGGAGAGCTCTACACCTTTCCCGACAAACTCTATCGGGTGTCTATTGACTGCAACCAGCTTTTGGATGCCAACTTTGAGGAAGCTATCATAGGCGGCATTGAACAGATGGCTGTGCAGACCGACTGCAAGATTTTCATCATTGACAATCTTACCTACCTGTGTTGCGCCATGGAGAAAGGCGATGCCGCAGGACGGCTGATGATTCAGCTGAACAATCTCAAAAAGAGATATGCGCTCTCTATCCTTGTCCTAGCACATACGCCCAAACGCTCTTTGGATTGTCCCATCACATCCAACGACCTTGCCGGAAGCAAACGGCTCTACAATTTCTTTGACAGCGTGTTCACCATTGGAAAAAGTGCCCAAGACGGAGGGCTTCGCTATGTGAAGCAGCTTAAAGTGCGCTATGGCACGTTCTCTCATGATGCGGATAATGTAATCGTTTACGAGATTGACAAGGTGGATGCTTTCTTGCAGTTCGTGTTCAGGGGCTATTCCACGGAAAAGGAACACTTGAAAAAATTGGGCGACAATGAATCAAGCCAAAGGGATTGCCAAATTCTGCAACTCTCCCAATCGGGCAAGTCCGTCAGGGAGATAGCCTCACAGGTGAATTGTGGCAAGTCCACCGTAAACCGTATCATCCAGCGCAGCAAAGAGAGTAAAAACGCAGGTGTCCCAAGTG